In Drosophila bipectinata strain 14024-0381.07 chromosome 2R, DbipHiC1v2, whole genome shotgun sequence, one genomic interval encodes:
- the didum gene encoding unconventional myosin-Va isoform X6, with product MSSEEMLYAQGAKIWVPHTEQVWESATLEESYRKGAGFLKIVTESGSLREVKLKADGSDLPPLRNPAILVGQNDLTTLSYLHEPGVLYNLRVRFCERQIIYTYCGIILVAINPYAEMPLYGPSIIRAYRGHAMGDLEPHIFALAEEAYTKLERENCNLSIIVSGESGAGKTVSAKYAMRYFAAVGGSESETQVERKVLASSPIMEAFGNAKTTRNDNSSRFGKFTKLLFRNQMGVMYLQGATMHTYLLEKSRVVYQAQGERNYHIFYQLCAARAKYPELVLDHQDKFQFLNMGGAPDIDRVSDADQFNETVQAMTVLGFSINQIADIVKILAGILHLGNINVSKKYNEGTEEEDTDSCEIFPNDIHLQITGDLLRLKAEDLRRWLLMRKIESVNEYVLIPNSIEAAEAARDALAKHIYAKLFQYIVGVLNKSLNNGSKQCSFIGVLDIYGFETFEVNSFEQFCINYANEKLQQQFNQHVFKLEQEEYLKEGITWTMIDFYDNQPCIDLIESRLGVLDLLDEECRMPRGSDESWAGKLIGKCSKFPHFEKPRFGTTSFFIKHFSDTVEYDVNGFLEKNRDTVSKELTQVLCESNMQLVKQVMVLEEIDTLSVDSAKASTLGGRVVISAGRKQVVPSKQHKKTVGSQFQESLASLISTLHATTPHYVRCIKPNDDKIAFKWETAKIIQQLRACGVLETVRISAAGFPSRWLYLDFYMRYQLLAHRSKIDKNDMKQSCRNIVTKWIQDEDKYRFGNTQIFFRAGQVAFLEQVRANLRKKYITVVQSVVRRFIHRRRFLRLQMVISGIQRHARGFLARQRVQKMREDRAALILSKYAKGWLCRRRYLRLRHSISGIQTYARGMMARTKFHAMRDHYRAVQIQRFVRGVLARRAYQKRRRDIIICQAAVRRFLARRKFRKMKTEAKTISHMEKKYMGLENKIISMQQRIDELNRDNSNLKHKTSEISVLKMKLELKKNLEGEFKNVKAACQDKDKLIEALNKQLEAERDEKMQLLEENGHAQEEWVSQKQQWLGENEELRRQIDQMIELAKNAEVSQRTQEDRMLAEIDNKELNEAYQRAIKDKEVIENENFTLKEELSRITAGNFSLHGRTASNASSQNEEDVGYASAKNTLDINRPPDLLNKNYSYTDCTSLVVKLRAILEEEKQKHKYLQEQYLKLASRNKPTEDSFRSACRSTGRGA from the exons ATGTCGAGCGAGGAGATGTTGTACGCGCAG GGCGCAAAAATATGGGTGCCGCACACGGAGCAGGTTTGGGAGAGTGCCACCCTGGAGGAGAGCTACCGCAAGGGTGCCGGATTTCTCAAGATTGTCACCGAATCGGGGAGTCTCAGGGAGGTCAAGCTAAAAGCCGACGGCAGCGACCTCCCACCCCTACGTAATCCGGCTATTCTGGTGGGACAGAACGACCTGACCACCCTGTCCTACCTGCATGAGCCGGGGGTGTTGTACAATCTACGTGTCCGCTTTTGCGAGCGTCAGATTATCTACACCTATTGCGGCATCATCCTGGTGGCCATTAACCCATACGCGGAAATGCCGCTGTACGGGCCGAGCATCATACGGGCGTACCGGGGCCACGCCATGGGTGATCTGGAGCCCCACATATTCGCCCTGGCAGAGGAGGCCTACACCAAGCTGGAGCGCGAGAACTGCAATCTAAGCATTATCGTCAGTGGCGAGTCGGGTGCCGGAAAGACTGTTTCCGCCAAGTATGCGATGCGATACTTTGCCGCTGTCGGTGGATCCGAGTCGGAGACGCAAGTCGAGCGCAAGGTGCTGGCATCTTCACCAATCATGGAGGCGTTCGGCAACGCCAAAACAACCCGCAACGACAACAGCTCCCGTTTCGGCAAGTTTACCAAGCTTCTATTCCGCAACCAGATGGGGGTCATGTACCTGCAAGGGGCCACCATGCACACCTATCTGCTGGAAAAGTCGCGTGTGGTGTATCAGGCGCAGGGCGAACGTAACTACCACATATTCTACCAACTTTGCGCAGCGAGGGCTAAATACCCGGAACTGGTGCTGG ATCACCAGGACAAGTTCCAGTTCCTGAACATGGGTGGAGCCCCAGACATTGATCGCGTTTCGGACGCGGACCAATTCAATGAGACGGTGCAAGCAATGACTGTCCTgggattctccataaatcaaATAGCCGACATTGTTAAGATTCTGGCGGGTATTCTCCATCTGGGGAATATCAATGTGTCCAAAAAATACAATGAGGGTaccgaggaggaggacacaGATTCCTGTGAAATTTTC CCTAATGACATCCACCTGCAGATTACCGGCGATCTGCTACGGTTGAAAGCCGAGGATCTGCGTCGGTGGCTATTGATGCGTAAGATAGAGTCGGTCAATGAATATGTGCTGATACCGAACAGCATTGAGGCGGCGGAGGCGGCACGTGACGCCCTGGCCAAGCATATTTATGCGAAGCTATTTCAGTACATCGTGGGTGTGCTGAACAAGAGCCTCAACAACGGTAGCAAGCAGTGCAGCTTCATTGGCGTCCTCGATATCTACGGCTTCGAAACGTTTGAAGTGAACTCGTTCGAGCAGTTTTGCATAAACTATGCGAACGAAAAGCTACAGCAGCAGTTCAACCAGCATGTCTTCAAGTTGGAGCaggaggagtacctcaaaGAGGGTATCACTTGGACGATGATTGACTTTTACGACAACCAACCGTGTATCGATTTGATTGAATCTCGATTGGGTGTGCTGGATCTTCTCGACGAAGAGTGTCGA ATGCCCAGAGGTTCGGACGAAAGCTGGGCGGGAAAACTCATCGGAAAGTGCAGTAAATTTCCGCATTTCGAGAAGCCACGCTTTGGCACCACAA GCTTTTtcataaaacatttttcagaTACGGTTGAGTATGACGTGAACGGATTCTTGGAAAAGAATCGTGACACAGTCTCCAAGGAGCTAACTCAGGTGCTCTGCGAGTCCAATATGCAGCTGGTAAAACAGGTGATGGTTCTAGAGGAGATTGACACCTTGAGTGTGGATTCCGCCAAAGCCTCCACCTTGGGCGGCCGTGTTGTAATCAGTGCTGGTCGTAAACAG GTGGTGCCATCGAAGCAACATAAGAAAACTGTGGGCTCGCAGTTCCAGGAGAGCTTGGCCTCGCTAATCTCAACGTTGCATGCCACAACCCCGCACTATGTGCGTTGCATCAAG CCAAACGACGACAAGATCGCATTCAAATGGGAGACTGCCAAGATAATTCAGCAACTGCGGGCTTGCGGTGTCTTAGAAACAGTGCGCATTTCTGCGGCAGGATTCCCTTCGCGTTGGCTGTATCTGGACTTCTATATGCGCTACCAGCTTCTGGCCCATCGCTCCAAGATAGACAAAAACGATATGAAGCAATCGTGTCGCAACATCGTAACGAAATGGATTCAGGACGAGGACAAGTATCGTTTTGGCAATACCCAAATATTCTTTCGCGCCGGCCAGGTGGCCTTCCTCGAACAGGTGCGGGCCAATCTGCGCAAGAAGTACATAACGGTGGTGCAGTCGGTAGTGAGGCGATTCATTCATCGCCGCCGCTTCTTGCGTCTCCAGATGGTTATTAGTGGAATCCAGCGTCATGCGCGCGGCTTCCTAGCCCGCCAGCGCGTCCAGAAAATGCGTGAGGACCGGGCCGCGCTGATCCTTTCGAAGTATGCCAAAGGATGGCTGTGTCGTCGTCGATATTTGCGCCTGCGCCACTCTATTTCCGGCATACAGACCTATGCTCGCGGCATGATGGCTCGAACCAAGTTCCACGCTATGCGCGATCATTACCGGGCGGTGCAGATCCAACGTTTCGTTCGTGGAGTTCTCGCACGAAGAGCCTACCAGAAGCGTAGGCGAGACATCATCATTTGCCAGGCAGCTGTTCGTCGGTTCCTTGCTCGCCGCAAGTTCAGGAAGATGAAGACCGAGGCGAAGACCATCTCGCACATGGAGAAGAAGTACATGGGCCTGGAAAACAAGATCATCTCTATGCAGCAGCGAATCGATGAACTGAACCGGGACAACAGCAATCTGAAGCATAAGACAAGCGAGATCAGCGTTCTTAA AATGAAACTGGAGTTGAAGAAGAATTTGGAAGGCGAGTTCAAAAACGTGAAAGCAGCCTGCCAAGACAAGGATAAACTGATAGAGGCTCTCAACAAACAACTGGAAGCGGAGCGCGACGAAAAGATGCAGCTGCTAGAAGAAAACGGCCATGCCCAGGAGGAGTGGGTGAGCCAAAAGCAGCAATGGCTTGGAGAGAACGAGGAACTGCGCCGACAAATCGATCAAATGATCGAGCTGGCCAAGAACGCTGAGGTTAGCCAGCGCACGCAGGAGGATCGAATGCTGGCCGAGATCGACAACAAGGAGCTCAACGAGGCCTACCAGCGAGCCATCAAGGACAAGGAAGTCATTGAAAACGAAAACTTCACCTTGAAGGAGGAGTTAAGCCGCATAACGGCCGGAAACTTCAGCTTACATGGGAGGACTGCGAGTAATGCCTCCAGCCAAAATGAGGAGGACGTCGGCTACGCCTCGGCCAAGAACACGCTGGATATAAATCGCCCACCGGATCTGTTGAACAAGAACT ATTCCTACACTGACTGTACCAGTTTGGTTGTAAAGCTGCGCGCTATACTCGAGGAGGAGAAGCAGAAGCACAAGTACTTACAGGAGCAGTACCTTAAGTTGGCCAGCCGTAACAAGCCCACCGAGGACTCATTCCG CTCAGCATGCCGCTCTACAGGAAGAGGTGCGTAG
- the didum gene encoding unconventional myosin-Va isoform X1, whose product MIYCCGCPTSASLADCGGVGVALLDASNGANIKCTHSVIGVGGAKIWVPHTEQVWESATLEESYRKGAGFLKIVTESGSLREVKLKADGSDLPPLRNPAILVGQNDLTTLSYLHEPGVLYNLRVRFCERQIIYTYCGIILVAINPYAEMPLYGPSIIRAYRGHAMGDLEPHIFALAEEAYTKLERENCNLSIIVSGESGAGKTVSAKYAMRYFAAVGGSESETQVERKVLASSPIMEAFGNAKTTRNDNSSRFGKFTKLLFRNQMGVMYLQGATMHTYLLEKSRVVYQAQGERNYHIFYQLCAARAKYPELVLDHQDKFQFLNMGGAPDIDRVSDADQFNETVQAMTVLGFSINQIADIVKILAGILHLGNINVSKKYNEGTEEEDTDSCEIFPNDIHLQITGDLLRLKAEDLRRWLLMRKIESVNEYVLIPNSIEAAEAARDALAKHIYAKLFQYIVGVLNKSLNNGSKQCSFIGVLDIYGFETFEVNSFEQFCINYANEKLQQQFNQHVFKLEQEEYLKEGITWTMIDFYDNQPCIDLIESRLGVLDLLDEECRMPRGSDESWAGKLIGKCSKFPHFEKPRFGTTSFFIKHFSDTVEYDVNGFLEKNRDTVSKELTQVLCESNMQLVKQVMVLEEIDTLSVDSAKASTLGGRVVISAGRKQQLNETRRRVVPSKQHKKTVGSQFQESLASLISTLHATTPHYVRCIKPNDDKIAFKWETAKIIQQLRACGVLETVRISAAGFPSRWLYLDFYMRYQLLAHRSKIDKNDMKQSCRNIVTKWIQDEDKYRFGNTQIFFRAGQVAFLEQVRANLRKKYITVVQSVVRRFIHRRRFLRLQMVISGIQRHARGFLARQRVQKMREDRAALILSKYAKGWLCRRRYLRLRHSISGIQTYARGMMARTKFHAMRDHYRAVQIQRFVRGVLARRAYQKRRRDIIICQAAVRRFLARRKFRKMKTEAKTISHMEKKYMGLENKIISMQQRIDELNRDNSNLKHKTSEISVLKMKLELKKNLEGEFKNVKAACQDKDKLIEALNKQLEAERDEKMQLLEENGHAQEEWVSQKQQWLGENEELRRQIDQMIELAKNAEVSQRTQEDRMLAEIDNKELNEAYQRAIKDKEVIENENFTLKEELSRITAGNFSLHGRTASNASSQNEEDVGYASAKNTLDINRPPDLLNKNYSYTDCTSLVVKLRAILEEEKQKHKYLQEQYLKLASRNKPTEDSFRVSELEVENEKLRSEYDQLRTSIKHGVEINELNAQHAALQEEVRRRREECIQLKAVLLQQSQSMRSLEPESLQLRGNDVNELMEAFHSQKLINRQLESELKAITEEHNSKLVEMTQDIERLNNEKEELQKVIFESIDEPEESANMEALRQNDRYLRRELQKAVSQYLIVQEELKLANAKLKAYRQDGGQLEHKLEEEMIRNKANGPTSDVGANVTKQKSQNPQGLMKFHSSDLDKILQRLLNALTPRTVVGLLPGFPAYLIFMCIRYTDLTNADDDVRELLSKFVIQVKKMHRTPHPIENRVIWLVNSITLLNLLKQYGDVEEYVQFNSEKQKQQQLKNFNLFEYRRVILDLIVNLYQALIMQIQGLLDAKIVPAILSNDEIQRGRSAHGMRSRATSIGASSSPEHGGGPAWKQLIGQFEHFYKQFQHFGLDSCYAEQIFRQLLYFVCAVALNYLMLRGDICMWETGMIIRYNLGCIEDWVRSKKMSNDVLLPLAPLNQVSQLLQSRKSEQDVQTICDLCTSLSTAQVLKVMKSYKLDDYESEITNVFLDKLTKELNARQMPASNSDEFTIDQKFIQPFKVVFRYSDIKLEDIDLPSHLNLDEFLEKI is encoded by the exons ATGATATATTGCTGCGGATGCCCCACAAGTGCATCGTTGGCAGATTGCGGCGGTGTCGGTGTCGCGCTCTTGGACGCCAGCAATGGTGCCAATATAAAGTGCACCCATAGCGTGATTGGTGTCGGT GGCGCAAAAATATGGGTGCCGCACACGGAGCAGGTTTGGGAGAGTGCCACCCTGGAGGAGAGCTACCGCAAGGGTGCCGGATTTCTCAAGATTGTCACCGAATCGGGGAGTCTCAGGGAGGTCAAGCTAAAAGCCGACGGCAGCGACCTCCCACCCCTACGTAATCCGGCTATTCTGGTGGGACAGAACGACCTGACCACCCTGTCCTACCTGCATGAGCCGGGGGTGTTGTACAATCTACGTGTCCGCTTTTGCGAGCGTCAGATTATCTACACCTATTGCGGCATCATCCTGGTGGCCATTAACCCATACGCGGAAATGCCGCTGTACGGGCCGAGCATCATACGGGCGTACCGGGGCCACGCCATGGGTGATCTGGAGCCCCACATATTCGCCCTGGCAGAGGAGGCCTACACCAAGCTGGAGCGCGAGAACTGCAATCTAAGCATTATCGTCAGTGGCGAGTCGGGTGCCGGAAAGACTGTTTCCGCCAAGTATGCGATGCGATACTTTGCCGCTGTCGGTGGATCCGAGTCGGAGACGCAAGTCGAGCGCAAGGTGCTGGCATCTTCACCAATCATGGAGGCGTTCGGCAACGCCAAAACAACCCGCAACGACAACAGCTCCCGTTTCGGCAAGTTTACCAAGCTTCTATTCCGCAACCAGATGGGGGTCATGTACCTGCAAGGGGCCACCATGCACACCTATCTGCTGGAAAAGTCGCGTGTGGTGTATCAGGCGCAGGGCGAACGTAACTACCACATATTCTACCAACTTTGCGCAGCGAGGGCTAAATACCCGGAACTGGTGCTGG ATCACCAGGACAAGTTCCAGTTCCTGAACATGGGTGGAGCCCCAGACATTGATCGCGTTTCGGACGCGGACCAATTCAATGAGACGGTGCAAGCAATGACTGTCCTgggattctccataaatcaaATAGCCGACATTGTTAAGATTCTGGCGGGTATTCTCCATCTGGGGAATATCAATGTGTCCAAAAAATACAATGAGGGTaccgaggaggaggacacaGATTCCTGTGAAATTTTC CCTAATGACATCCACCTGCAGATTACCGGCGATCTGCTACGGTTGAAAGCCGAGGATCTGCGTCGGTGGCTATTGATGCGTAAGATAGAGTCGGTCAATGAATATGTGCTGATACCGAACAGCATTGAGGCGGCGGAGGCGGCACGTGACGCCCTGGCCAAGCATATTTATGCGAAGCTATTTCAGTACATCGTGGGTGTGCTGAACAAGAGCCTCAACAACGGTAGCAAGCAGTGCAGCTTCATTGGCGTCCTCGATATCTACGGCTTCGAAACGTTTGAAGTGAACTCGTTCGAGCAGTTTTGCATAAACTATGCGAACGAAAAGCTACAGCAGCAGTTCAACCAGCATGTCTTCAAGTTGGAGCaggaggagtacctcaaaGAGGGTATCACTTGGACGATGATTGACTTTTACGACAACCAACCGTGTATCGATTTGATTGAATCTCGATTGGGTGTGCTGGATCTTCTCGACGAAGAGTGTCGA ATGCCCAGAGGTTCGGACGAAAGCTGGGCGGGAAAACTCATCGGAAAGTGCAGTAAATTTCCGCATTTCGAGAAGCCACGCTTTGGCACCACAA GCTTTTtcataaaacatttttcagaTACGGTTGAGTATGACGTGAACGGATTCTTGGAAAAGAATCGTGACACAGTCTCCAAGGAGCTAACTCAGGTGCTCTGCGAGTCCAATATGCAGCTGGTAAAACAGGTGATGGTTCTAGAGGAGATTGACACCTTGAGTGTGGATTCCGCCAAAGCCTCCACCTTGGGCGGCCGTGTTGTAATCAGTGCTGGTCGTAAACAG CAATTGAATGAGACACGTCGAAGA GTGGTGCCATCGAAGCAACATAAGAAAACTGTGGGCTCGCAGTTCCAGGAGAGCTTGGCCTCGCTAATCTCAACGTTGCATGCCACAACCCCGCACTATGTGCGTTGCATCAAG CCAAACGACGACAAGATCGCATTCAAATGGGAGACTGCCAAGATAATTCAGCAACTGCGGGCTTGCGGTGTCTTAGAAACAGTGCGCATTTCTGCGGCAGGATTCCCTTCGCGTTGGCTGTATCTGGACTTCTATATGCGCTACCAGCTTCTGGCCCATCGCTCCAAGATAGACAAAAACGATATGAAGCAATCGTGTCGCAACATCGTAACGAAATGGATTCAGGACGAGGACAAGTATCGTTTTGGCAATACCCAAATATTCTTTCGCGCCGGCCAGGTGGCCTTCCTCGAACAGGTGCGGGCCAATCTGCGCAAGAAGTACATAACGGTGGTGCAGTCGGTAGTGAGGCGATTCATTCATCGCCGCCGCTTCTTGCGTCTCCAGATGGTTATTAGTGGAATCCAGCGTCATGCGCGCGGCTTCCTAGCCCGCCAGCGCGTCCAGAAAATGCGTGAGGACCGGGCCGCGCTGATCCTTTCGAAGTATGCCAAAGGATGGCTGTGTCGTCGTCGATATTTGCGCCTGCGCCACTCTATTTCCGGCATACAGACCTATGCTCGCGGCATGATGGCTCGAACCAAGTTCCACGCTATGCGCGATCATTACCGGGCGGTGCAGATCCAACGTTTCGTTCGTGGAGTTCTCGCACGAAGAGCCTACCAGAAGCGTAGGCGAGACATCATCATTTGCCAGGCAGCTGTTCGTCGGTTCCTTGCTCGCCGCAAGTTCAGGAAGATGAAGACCGAGGCGAAGACCATCTCGCACATGGAGAAGAAGTACATGGGCCTGGAAAACAAGATCATCTCTATGCAGCAGCGAATCGATGAACTGAACCGGGACAACAGCAATCTGAAGCATAAGACAAGCGAGATCAGCGTTCTTAA AATGAAACTGGAGTTGAAGAAGAATTTGGAAGGCGAGTTCAAAAACGTGAAAGCAGCCTGCCAAGACAAGGATAAACTGATAGAGGCTCTCAACAAACAACTGGAAGCGGAGCGCGACGAAAAGATGCAGCTGCTAGAAGAAAACGGCCATGCCCAGGAGGAGTGGGTGAGCCAAAAGCAGCAATGGCTTGGAGAGAACGAGGAACTGCGCCGACAAATCGATCAAATGATCGAGCTGGCCAAGAACGCTGAGGTTAGCCAGCGCACGCAGGAGGATCGAATGCTGGCCGAGATCGACAACAAGGAGCTCAACGAGGCCTACCAGCGAGCCATCAAGGACAAGGAAGTCATTGAAAACGAAAACTTCACCTTGAAGGAGGAGTTAAGCCGCATAACGGCCGGAAACTTCAGCTTACATGGGAGGACTGCGAGTAATGCCTCCAGCCAAAATGAGGAGGACGTCGGCTACGCCTCGGCCAAGAACACGCTGGATATAAATCGCCCACCGGATCTGTTGAACAAGAACT ATTCCTACACTGACTGTACCAGTTTGGTTGTAAAGCTGCGCGCTATACTCGAGGAGGAGAAGCAGAAGCACAAGTACTTACAGGAGCAGTACCTTAAGTTGGCCAGCCGTAACAAGCCCACCGAGGACTCATTCCG CGTCTCCGAGCTAGAGGTAGAAAACGAGAAGCTGCGCAGCGAGTACGATCAGCTGCGAACGAGCATTAAACACGGTGTTGAGATCAACGAACTCAATG CTCAGCATGCCGCTCTACAGGAAGAGGTGCGTAGGAGGCGCGAAGAGTGCATCCAGTTGAAGGCAGTGCTGCTGCAGCAAAGCCAGAGCATGCGATCTCTCGAGCCTGAGAGCCTACAACTGCGTGGAAATGATGTCAACGAGCTCATGGAGGCGTTCCATTCTCAGAAATTAATAAATCG ACAACTGGAGTCAGAACTCAAGGCCATAACGGAGGAGCACAACAGCAAGCTGGTGGAGATGACGCAGGACATCGAGCGACTCAACAACGAAAAAGAAGAGCTTCAAAAGGTGATCTTCGAAAGCATCGACGAGCCAGAGGAGTCTGCCAACATGGAAGCTCTCAGGCAGAACGACCGCTACCTGCGACGGGAACTGCAGAAGGCCGTCTCGCAATACCTGATAGTCCAGGAGGAGCTCAAACTGGCCAATGCTAAGCTCAAGGCCTATCGCCAGGATGGTGGTCAACTAGAACACAAGTTGGAAGAAGAAATGATTCGCAACAAGGCGAACGGCCCGACGAGCGACGTTGGCGCCAATGTGACTAAGCAAAAGTCTCAAAACCCACAAGGGCTTATGAAGTTCCATAGTAGCGATTTGGACAAGATCCTCCAGCGCCTCCTAAATGCATTGACACCTCGAACTGTGGTTGGACTCCTCCCCGGTTTCCCTGCGTATCTCATTTTTATGTGCATCCG TTACACTGATCTGACCAATGCCGACGATGACGTTCGCGAACTGTTGAGCAAGTTCGTGATCCAGGTCAAGAAAATGCACAGAACCCCTCATCCTATTGAAAATCGCGTCATTTGGCTCGTTAACTCCATAAC TTTGCTGAATCTCCTAAAGCAGTATGGCGATGTCGAGGAGTATGTCCAGTTCAACAGTGAGaaacagaagcagcagcagttgaAAAACTTTAATCTCTTTGAGTATCGGCGGGTTATCCTCGACCTGATTGTAAATCTGTACCAGGCTCTGATCATGCAGATCCAGGGCCTGCTTGACGCCAAAATAGTGCCGGCAATCCTGAGCAATGATGAAATTCAACGCGGCCGCTCAGCCCACGGAATGCGCAGTAGGGCCACCTCGATTGGAGCCAGCTCCTCACCGGAGCACGGAGGTGGACCAGCGTGGAAGCAACTCATTGGGCAGTTTGAGCACTTTTACAAGCAGTTCCAACACTTCGGTCTGGACAGCTGCTATGCGGAACAAATATTCCGGCAGCTGCTCTACTTTGTGTGTGCCGTGGCCCTAAATTATCTGATGCTTCGTGGGGATATATGCATGTGGGAGACTGGTATGATAATCCGATACAACCTTGGCTGTATCGAGGATTGGGTGCGAAGCAAGAAAATG TCAAATGATGTTCTGCTGCCATTGGCGCCGCTTAACCAAGTATCCCAACTGCTCCAGTCGCGGAAGAGCGAGCAGGATGTCCAAACCATTTGCGATCTGTGCACTTCACTGAGCACCGCACAGGTCTTGAAGGTGATGAAGTCCTACAAACTGGATGACTACGAGAGTGAGATTACAAACGTTTTCCTGGACAAGTTAACCAAGGAACTTAACGCCAGACAAATG CCGGCGAGCAACAGCGACGAATTTACTATCGACCAGAAGTTCATCCAGCCTTTCAAAGTGGTTTTTCGATATAGCGACATAAAACTGGAGGATATTGACCTACCATCGCATCTAAATCTCGACGAGTTTCTTGAAAAAATCTAA